A segment of the Prevotella sp. HUN102 genome:
ATTTTCCGAACCGGTCAATTCAGAATAATGACAATTCGGGCAGGATGTTTCAACATTGAGATAAGTTTCGCCACAGTTGGAACATTTAACCAAATGTCCTGCTATCTCCACTCCACAATGTGGGCACAATGGTGCCTTGTCGCTAATCTGATGTCCACATTCTGGGCACTTAATAATCATAACTCTATTAAAATTATATTTTGGAATCTATATTATTATCAGGTTATCAGTTTCTTCGTCGCTTGGGGAATTTTATCTCCCTCATACTGTGCCGTCCCATCAATCGGCTCTTATCCACGTAGCCTTTCACGCCTCTGATTTTTCCCTTACCGGTATATTGCCAAGCGTAGATGTCTCTGCCATCGCTCAACACGGGTTCCGCATCGGAGTATTGGGCAATAAACAACTTATAGCCATCCAGACAGCCACCTGCCAAATGTTTATTGTAGAAATTGGTATAGGTATAGACCAAAGGCTTCACTCCGTACTCAGCAGTTACCAGTTCGAGGAACTTCGTGAGGCTGTCGCGCAGGGCATAACTGCTCAGACCGCCGTTGGTTTCGATGTCAATCATCGGAATCAAGTCCTGATCCTGCGGACGGCACTGCGCACGAAAGTTGCGCAACTGCAACACCTGCGGCACCGTTGGTCTGTAAAAATGGTACGAACCCACGTTCATACCGTGTCTCTGCGCAGCCTGA
Coding sequences within it:
- a CDS encoding glycoside hydrolase family 25 protein — its product is MMIKRLLLICACAFAVVAAKAQYTIQCEDTCSHVHGLDMSHYQGDVWWEQVAENSNHKMNYVYLKATEGRDYIDKRYYENIQAAQRHGMNVGSYHFYRPTVPQVLQLRNFRAQCRPQDQDLIPMIDIETNGGLSSYALRDSLTKFLELVTAEYGVKPLVYTYTNFYNKHLAGGCLDGYKLFIAQYSDAEPVLSDGRDIYAWQYTGKGKIRGVKGYVDKSRLMGRHSMREIKFPKRRRN